In Corallococcus macrosporus, the following are encoded in one genomic region:
- a CDS encoding flagellar motor protein MotB encodes MFDLQRLRLDPGALGSLVVGTGRTLEPGQLRVGLNYHYEQLPLHFQTRWEPGEGTGLVENKMTAHLTVGFGVLSWLDVGAELPFVLTQGGKPTLEYFGPKSGGLATPWLTARAALLRQSKGAPLNVAVALTAGLPVGSREALAHEDYAWQPRLQLGYVGEGFQLGGEAGVFLRKRQDLGPVSYDPRDVVGNELRLGATVTSLHGEMTRGEVSVISGIPLDGGRVGAELLIAIRRHALSSLDLYVMGGPGVGAGLDTPTFRFVAGLSFATSKVD; translated from the coding sequence TGGGGACGGGCCGGACGCTGGAGCCGGGGCAACTGCGGGTGGGATTGAACTACCACTACGAGCAGCTCCCCCTGCATTTCCAGACACGCTGGGAGCCCGGTGAGGGCACGGGGCTGGTGGAGAACAAGATGACCGCCCACCTGACGGTGGGCTTTGGCGTGCTGTCCTGGCTGGACGTGGGGGCGGAGCTGCCCTTCGTCCTCACGCAGGGCGGCAAGCCCACGCTGGAGTACTTCGGGCCGAAGTCCGGAGGGCTCGCCACGCCGTGGCTGACCGCGCGAGCGGCGCTGCTGCGCCAGTCGAAGGGGGCGCCCCTCAACGTGGCGGTGGCGCTGACGGCGGGCCTGCCCGTGGGCAGCCGCGAGGCCCTGGCGCACGAGGACTACGCGTGGCAGCCGCGTCTGCAATTGGGCTACGTGGGCGAGGGCTTCCAGCTGGGCGGCGAGGCCGGCGTGTTCCTGCGCAAGCGCCAGGATCTGGGCCCGGTGTCCTACGACCCGCGGGACGTCGTGGGCAATGAGCTGCGATTGGGCGCCACGGTGACGTCGCTGCACGGCGAGATGACGCGCGGCGAGGTGAGCGTGATTTCGGGCATCCCGCTGGACGGCGGGCGCGTGGGGGCGGAGCTGCTCATCGCCATCCGCCGCCACGCCCTGTCCAGCCTGGACCTGTATGTGATGGGCGGTCCAGGCGTGGGCGCGGGGTTGGACACGCCCACCTTCCGCTTCGTCGCGGGCCTGTCCTTCGCCACCAGCAAGGTGGACTGA